A single Pseudodesulfovibrio aespoeensis Aspo-2 DNA region contains:
- a CDS encoding cytochrome c3 family protein: MIFKKDDPGGRRWLYVLLPAIGGIVLTVGVALAMHTTDQAVFCGSCHSMAEAALTHKKSVHAKLACNECHAPYNLVVKIPFKSKEGMRDIYVTATSTIPDLIHPGGETKEVTQANCLRCHAETTSTVVMQSKQYCTDCHRHVPHMPKIPVAERSAADA; this comes from the coding sequence ATGATTTTCAAGAAAGACGACCCTGGCGGTCGAAGGTGGCTCTACGTCCTGCTGCCAGCCATCGGCGGCATCGTGCTCACCGTGGGCGTGGCCCTGGCCATGCATACCACGGATCAGGCCGTGTTCTGCGGCAGCTGCCACTCCATGGCCGAGGCCGCGCTGACGCACAAGAAATCGGTCCACGCCAAACTGGCCTGCAACGAGTGCCACGCCCCGTACAACCTCGTGGTCAAGATTCCGTTCAAGTCCAAGGAGGGCATGCGGGACATCTACGTGACCGCCACCAGCACCATTCCCGATCTCATCCATCCAGGCGGCGAGACCAAAGAGGTGACCCAGGCCAACTGTCTGCGTTGTCATGCCGAAACTACCTCCACGGTGGTCATGCAGAGCAAACAGTATTGCACCGACTGCCACCGCCATGTGCCCCACATGCCGAAAATCCCCGTAGCCGAAAGGAGCGCCGCCGATGCGTAG
- a CDS encoding TetR/AcrR family transcriptional regulator encodes MKTMPRYLPADDRRAMTVRTVLELAATTNPADITTAAIAARMGLAQSALFRHFASKDAIWQATMDWVTGQILERVRRAADQAATPLAALEAAFTAHLEFAMEYPGVPRLVFSELQRTGRTQAMETVQAMLADYRKMLEKVIEQGKAQGEVASEVAAPSAAAMFIGTIQGLIMQAMLTNDMPRLGQAAPAAFALFRRALEAGNSSGSSPLPAD; translated from the coding sequence ATGAAGACCATGCCCCGATACCTGCCCGCGGATGACCGGCGGGCCATGACCGTCCGGACCGTGCTGGAGCTGGCCGCCACCACCAATCCGGCGGACATTACCACTGCGGCCATTGCCGCGCGCATGGGGCTGGCCCAGAGCGCGCTGTTCCGCCATTTTGCGTCCAAGGACGCCATCTGGCAGGCGACCATGGACTGGGTGACCGGGCAGATCCTGGAACGGGTGCGACGCGCCGCCGACCAGGCGGCCACGCCCCTGGCCGCGCTGGAGGCAGCATTCACGGCCCATTTGGAATTCGCCATGGAATACCCCGGCGTGCCGCGTCTGGTCTTCAGCGAGTTGCAGCGCACCGGGCGCACCCAGGCCATGGAGACGGTCCAGGCCATGCTGGCCGACTACCGGAAGATGCTTGAAAAGGTGATTGAACAGGGCAAGGCCCAGGGGGAAGTGGCGTCCGAGGTGGCCGCGCCCTCGGCAGCGGCCATGTTCATCGGCACCATCCAGGGGCTGATCATGCAGGCCATGCTCACAAATGACATGCCCCGCCTGGGCCAGGCCGCGCCCGCAGCCTTTGCCCTCTTCCGCCGCGCCCTTGAGGCCGGAAATTCTTCGGGGTCGAGCCCGCTTCCCGCCGACTAG